The sequence ATGCCGGCGCGGCGGCCATTTATGTTATCTGCACACACGGTTTGTTTGTAAACAATGGCCTGGAGAAATTAAAGGCAAGCGGATTGATAGAAAAAGTGATCTGTACTGATACACATAAGAACATAAACCCTATCCACGATGAGTTTTTGGAGGTGAGGAGTGTGGCGGATTTGATTTGCGCTGCGGTTTAATTGGTGTGATCAAAAGACCGGCAATGGGCACCAATAATTTATTATTAATAAAAGATATTTAGGGAAACCACTATATTCGACCAAACTTTATTTACAATTTATGAGAAAAATTTTAACCACACTGCTAATTACGGCTGGATTTTGCACGGCCGCTTTTTCACAAACAAAGGGCACTACCGAATTTGGTATTAACGTTGGCTACAATGGCGCCACAGTAACAGCAGGCAACCTTACAAACACCGATTACAAAAGCGGTTTTAACGCGGGTGTTTCTGTTGAACACTATTTTTCGGAAAGCTGGAGCTTTAAAACAAAATTGCTTTACGATCAAAAGGGCTGGGACAATGGTTTTTACGGTACTAAAACTACTAATTACAGCTTAAACTACTTAACCGTTCCCTTGCTGGCTAACTGGCATTTTGGGCGTACTAAGAACTGGTTCCTTAATTTTGGCCCGTATGTAAGCTTTTTATTAGCTGCGTCGGAAAGCGCGGGAGGCCAGGATGTAAAACCTTATTTTAACACTGTAGATGGCGGGCTTGATCTGGGTATTGGTATAAAATTCCCGGTTGCCGAAAAAACGAAGTTCTTTATTGAACTTAACGGCCAGGGAGGTGTTACGGATATTGGTAAAAACAACAGCGGGTCTTCAATTAAAAACAGCCTGTCTTCTATAAATATCGGCCTTACTTTTTAAGCGTAAACAATAGTGTAAAAAAGGGGCTGTATCATAAATCATGGTATGGCCTCTTTTTTATTTGTGCATAATTTATTGGAATAAAGAGGGGTATTTATTTGATATAATAATCTGATTTTCATATATTTATGTATCGAAAGTAGCGTAGTATGTCCTCTAAAAGACCTGTATTCAAGCCCTACCAGCAACGGCAGTTGATGGCTATTCCTCCGACACTTGACGAATTAGTTCCGGCATCGCACCCGGTGCGTGTAGTTAACGATGTGATCGACAGGCTCTATCTGGAACCATTGCTGAAAGCTTATCATATCCGCGGGAGTTCAAGCTATCACCCGCAAATGTTGTTAAAGGTGCTGGTATATGGGTATGTAACCAACACCTACTCCAGCCGAAAGCTGGCAGCAGCCTGCCGGGAAAGCGTTTACCTGATGTGGCTGAGTTCGATGAACTATCCTGATCATAATACGATCAACCGTTTCCGGGGCGTACGTTTGAAGCATGCGCTGCGTGATGTGTTCGAAGATGTGGTGAAACTTTTGGCAGAGGAAGGCCTGCTCAGTATTGAAGAAGTGAATACGGACGGGACAAAGATAGAGGCGAATGCAAACCGGTATACCTTTGTCTGGAAGAAAGCGATTCAGACCAATAAGGAAAAGATGAAAAAGCAGCTGTCAGAGATATGGGACTATGCCCAAAGCGTAGCAAAAGAAGAAGACAGGCTGCCTGATCCGCCTGACTTTACTGTTATTGACAGTGAAAAGGTCAATGCCGCAGTAGATAAACTCAATGAGAAGCTTTCCTCGCGTGAGGATGTTTCCAAACAGGTCAAAAGCAAGCTGCGGTATATCAGCAAACATTACCCGCAGGCCATTGCCCGCTATGAGCAGCAGGAAGCTCTGCTGGGTGAACGCAACAGCTATTCCAAGACCGATACGGATGCCACATTCATGCGGATGAAGGAAGACCACATGAAAAACGGCCAGTTAAAACCGGGGTATAATGTTCAGATATCCACATCCAACCAGTTCATTGTCAATTACACCATTCACTCCAACACCACAGACACCAATACATTAAGTGCTCATTTAGCGCAGCATGAAGTCAGCTTTGGCAAAGCACCGCAAGTGCTTACAGCCGATGCCGGATATGGCTCCGAGGAGAACTACACGCGGTTGGAACAAAAAGGAACAATCGCCTTTGTAAAGTATGGGATGTTCGATAAGGAACAAAATGAGAATCACAACAACAAGCACCCTTTTGCAGCAAATAAGCTTTTTTACAACCAGGAGAAAGATTGTTACATCTGCCCGATGGGCCAGCAAATGAATTTCATCGGAACAAGTAAAAGAAAAACAAGCACGGAGTTTGAACAAACGGTAAAAAGATACCAGGCAGTTAACTGCGCTAACTGTCCGCTGAACGGTATTTGCCATAAATCAAAAGGGAATCGGATCATTGAAATCAATGAAAACCTGAACCGCCTGAAACAAAAGGCGCACGAGCTGTTAAACAGTGAAGAAGGCATACAACGGCGAAAGAAACGCTGCTTTGATGTAGAACCTGTATTTGGTAATATTAAGCAGAACCATGGCTTTAAACGGTTTATGCTCCGCGGCAAGGAAAAAGTAGAAATAGAATGGGGTTTAGTTGCAATCGCACAAAATCTAAGGAAAAAAGCGGCTTAAATGAGTCGTTTTACCACTCAGGTTCGCCCAAGAAAGCTACCCCCTCCCCCTCAAAAAATTCCATAGAAACTCAATACCAAATTCAGCTATTAGGCTAAAAAAATAAAGACCGCATCATTTGATTTATGATACGGCCTCTTTTTATTTGTTCCGATCTACAAATTCATCGGTAGAGAATTTAGATTTTAACGCTTGTGGATATAAACCAGTCTATAGGGATAAATTAATTAATACATTTATGTTAATAAAACCTGCAACATGGGACTTTTTGACTTTTTAAAACCTAAAGACAAGGGCAACAATAAAAACGCCTTTGTAAAACCATCGATAGAGCCTGATATTAAAGGCGGGTTTGATTTAAAGCTATCTGATTTTTATACCCAAACACAATCGGCACAGGTTATTTCGGTAAAAGTAAGTCCCGACTTTTACGAGCTGTTTCCTGAAGCTAAAGCGCCGGCAGAAACCGGCGATAAACTGGAGTTAAAAACCGCAGCAATTAATATTGTTTTTTGGGGACAAACTGTTGAAGTAAGTTTTAACCCGAACGATATCCCTGACAATTCCGAAGCATTTATCACCCAAATAAACAAGCAATTAAACTGGCTGATAAAGAACCCTGAAGCGGTGAACGAAGTGATCATCCGCGATTTGCTACAATTAAAAAACGACAATTGGCTAAATGAAGATGAAACACCGCTCACCAAAGAAAGCTTCTTAAAGTCTATAAGGCTAACATCGATAGGCTTTTATGAAGATACAAATTTCAGCTTGTACTATGACGATGGGGACTTATTCTTTGGCCACACGATCATCGTTGAAATAAATGCAGAAAGAGAAGTACAAGAGGCGTCTATAGCGGGGTAAATATGGCAAGACCTAAACCAGATCCACGTTATATCACCCGGGAGGCATTTATCTCCATAAGAGAAAAAATTGAATGGCCTTACGGTGATTGGATGCAAGATTGGCCCCTCGAAATTTCCGATAAAATAGATTTAGCTTCTTGTCTCGGGTTGTACCCTCGTTTAATCGACGAGGATGAAAAGTTTCTTTTAATGCAAGGCATGTTGTTCGCGTTAGATGAAGCCAACGAAAATGATCTTAAGCTTTACAGTCAGAAAATTACTGAAGTTTTAAAATCTGACTTCGATATTCATAAATCAACAATATACTATTGGACGCTTTATGGAACTGAGTCTGAAGATGGATTTACCATCACTCCATTGATGCAGCGGATATGGGATTCTCAACCCTAAGCACTATATATATTTATAAAGTTTGTTCGTATGCAGCAGATAAAACCCGCTACTGTCTGAATATCAAGACTTAATTTTACATTTTTTACATTTTTATTTACAATCCAAATTCCCCGCGCCGGATGATATCAAGGTAGTTTTGCCCAATCACTTTGATATAAAAAAAAATGAAAACACACTCACAAATCTGCATTTTATTCATGATGCTTGCTTTTTGCACCTATTGCCAGGGACAAAACAAAACAACCCTTTTAAAGGAAAACGCCGCCTCCGGGCCTAAAGAGGTGATCATGCCACAGGCACCAAACAAGCTTGTCCGCAGCATCAGGCAAGACAGCAAGGGCAATATCTGGCTTGCTTCAGCGAAAGGGGTTTTTCGCTACGATGGTAAATCCTTTACTAATGTTACCGATAAGGCGAGTTCGGCCGGCTTTTTTTCTGTTTTGGAAGATAGAAAAGGGAATTTTTGGTTTAGTTCTGCTGGTTCAGGGGTTTATTATTACGATGGGAAATCCTTTAAAAATTATACCATCAACAATGGACTTCCCGGTAATGGGGTTACCTGTATTTATGAAGATAAAGCCGGTAATATTTGGTTCGGCACGGAATCAGGAGCAAGCCGGTACGATGGCAAATCCTTTCGGACCTTTAAAATGAAGGAAACACTGGCGCCGCCCGGCGCCGGCGATTCTGTCCACGTATCAACTTTCGAAAGCGAGCTTTGGAGGCATAATGATATTAATGCCATTATTGAAGACAAAGCAGGCAAGTTATGGTTTGGTACCAAAGGCGATGTTTACGTTTATGATGGTAAAACATTTACCGCTGTCAAAAACACTAACGGCAAATCGTTTACAAATGTTGGTACCATAACAGAAGATAAAAAGGGCAATATCTGGCTTGGGGGTAAAGATGGCCTATGGCGTTATGACGGCCACATGTTTACCAATATCTCCCCAAACTTTATTAATTATATCTACGAAGATAAAACAGGCAATATCTGGACTACTTCGCAAAGTGCCAATGACCACGACTGGACACTTTCCCGTTATGATGCAAAATCACTGACCGACAAAGCGCCGGTTGTAACCGAGATCAAATCAAAATATAAAGGCAATAAAGGAATACTTTACGGGATCATGGAAGCTAATGACGGAAGTATTTGGTTAGGATCAGGCGATGGGGTTTCCCGGTATGATGGAAGTACGATTACGGAACTTAAAAACGCGGCCGGTCGGCAATAATGTGTATTGCTGATCTTAACATCATCTGTCAGTTATTTCAATCAATCTAATTCTTGTAGTATGAACAATAAGCTATTAACCAGTTACTTATTTTTAATTATTACTTCTTTTTTCCTGGGTTGTAGTGCAACCGGGGAAAATAAAAACAATACATCGTCGAGCTCCATATCCTTACATGTTGGGGATGAAAAATATTTTACTATAGATACAAAGGAAAGCGTTGTAGCATGGACAGGTTCAGGTGTTCACGGGAAGCATGACGGGTATGCCTATATATCAAAAGGAGAATTGATGATTGAAAACGGCCAACTTATGGGCGGTACTGTTGAAATAGACATGACCAAAACTGAGGGGCCTGGTCACGCGACGAATAATAACCTTATTAATCACTTAAAAGGTCCTGATTTTTTTGATGTTGAGAAATTCCCCTTTTCTACAATCGTAATTACCAAAAGCGCAGCAATAAACGGTGAGAATAAAACAGTTACAGGGAAGCTGATGATTAAAGGTATCACAGAGCCGGTTACCTTCCCGGCCAGAATAGAAATCAGGGACGGAATTGTAAAAGCGAGTGCCAGGCTGATCATCGATCGGACAAAATGGGGTATCCGTTACAATTCAGGAAAGTTCTATGATAATTTGGCTGATAGAGCTATTTCGGATTCCATTGGATTTCAGATCAATATCGTAGCAAAAAAATAAATAAGCTTGATACACAGCCTGAACTATGTAATGCCTTAAGACACGCGCGTGCGCAAACAATGGTTCAGGCTGTGTGTATCAAGCTTATTTTACAATTTTTACAATTTTATTTACAATCCAAATTCTTCATCCGGAAACATATCAAAGTAGATTTGTTTCATCAAAACTTATAGGACATGAAAACTAAAAAAACGAACAAATTATTTGTGTTTATTCCGGTTATCATCCTGGTACTGTTTTTACTAAATTCTTTTGTACTAAAAGAAAAGAAAGCGATGGTAAAAACAACAGGGACTTTGAATATCGTTTTCAGATCTACCGACGGCGGACAAACATGGCAGAACATTAGCAAAGGCCTGCCCGGAAATTTGCAGAGAGAAGGTGTGCCGGCGTATGGTTTTTTTGCAAATGACCGTGGCCTGTATTTACGTGCCGGCAATGGGGTTTATCACAGTGAGCCAAATTCCGCAACTTCGTTTTGGGCAAAAGAGACCATTCCCGGTATACAGCGTAACATTGTCCCCGGCAAGGATGGAATTTTTGCTTATGATTTTAGGGGGCAGTTTTTACAAAAGATAAACGGGCAGCGTGATTGGTCGCCCATGTACACCAATTTTCAAGAGCAGGCCGTACGCCTTAACAAAACGGTAGATTGGATGTACAAAAACTATAAAGAGAAACAAGTAAGCAGCCTTTTTGAAAGCACGGAGGGTACAGTTCTCGTCGGCTCCAACAACGCCGTTTATAGATCAGCTAACAGTGGGAAAACCTGGGAATATGTGCAGGTTGAAGGCTGGGTAATGAAAATGATAGAGTCGAACGGTGTACTCCTGGCGCTCAGCTCACGGGGAATATTACGGTCGGACGATGATGGTAAAAATTGGGACCGGGTGATCAGTAAAGCGGGTGCTGG comes from Mucilaginibacter mali and encodes:
- a CDS encoding porin family protein, yielding MRKILTTLLITAGFCTAAFSQTKGTTEFGINVGYNGATVTAGNLTNTDYKSGFNAGVSVEHYFSESWSFKTKLLYDQKGWDNGFYGTKTTNYSLNYLTVPLLANWHFGRTKNWFLNFGPYVSFLLAASESAGGQDVKPYFNTVDGGLDLGIGIKFPVAEKTKFFIELNGQGGVTDIGKNNSGSSIKNSLSSINIGLTF
- a CDS encoding IS1182 family transposase yields the protein MSSKRPVFKPYQQRQLMAIPPTLDELVPASHPVRVVNDVIDRLYLEPLLKAYHIRGSSSYHPQMLLKVLVYGYVTNTYSSRKLAAACRESVYLMWLSSMNYPDHNTINRFRGVRLKHALRDVFEDVVKLLAEEGLLSIEEVNTDGTKIEANANRYTFVWKKAIQTNKEKMKKQLSEIWDYAQSVAKEEDRLPDPPDFTVIDSEKVNAAVDKLNEKLSSREDVSKQVKSKLRYISKHYPQAIARYEQQEALLGERNSYSKTDTDATFMRMKEDHMKNGQLKPGYNVQISTSNQFIVNYTIHSNTTDTNTLSAHLAQHEVSFGKAPQVLTADAGYGSEENYTRLEQKGTIAFVKYGMFDKEQNENHNNKHPFAANKLFYNQEKDCYICPMGQQMNFIGTSKRKTSTEFEQTVKRYQAVNCANCPLNGICHKSKGNRIIEINENLNRLKQKAHELLNSEEGIQRRKKRCFDVEPVFGNIKQNHGFKRFMLRGKEKVEIEWGLVAIAQNLRKKAA
- a CDS encoding DUF2262 domain-containing protein, which produces MGLFDFLKPKDKGNNKNAFVKPSIEPDIKGGFDLKLSDFYTQTQSAQVISVKVSPDFYELFPEAKAPAETGDKLELKTAAINIVFWGQTVEVSFNPNDIPDNSEAFITQINKQLNWLIKNPEAVNEVIIRDLLQLKNDNWLNEDETPLTKESFLKSIRLTSIGFYEDTNFSLYYDDGDLFFGHTIIVEINAEREVQEASIAG
- a CDS encoding ligand-binding sensor domain-containing protein, with amino-acid sequence MKTHSQICILFMMLAFCTYCQGQNKTTLLKENAASGPKEVIMPQAPNKLVRSIRQDSKGNIWLASAKGVFRYDGKSFTNVTDKASSAGFFSVLEDRKGNFWFSSAGSGVYYYDGKSFKNYTINNGLPGNGVTCIYEDKAGNIWFGTESGASRYDGKSFRTFKMKETLAPPGAGDSVHVSTFESELWRHNDINAIIEDKAGKLWFGTKGDVYVYDGKTFTAVKNTNGKSFTNVGTITEDKKGNIWLGGKDGLWRYDGHMFTNISPNFINYIYEDKTGNIWTTSQSANDHDWTLSRYDAKSLTDKAPVVTEIKSKYKGNKGILYGIMEANDGSIWLGSGDGVSRYDGSTITELKNAAGRQ
- a CDS encoding YceI family protein, translated to MNNKLLTSYLFLIITSFFLGCSATGENKNNTSSSSISLHVGDEKYFTIDTKESVVAWTGSGVHGKHDGYAYISKGELMIENGQLMGGTVEIDMTKTEGPGHATNNNLINHLKGPDFFDVEKFPFSTIVITKSAAINGENKTVTGKLMIKGITEPVTFPARIEIRDGIVKASARLIIDRTKWGIRYNSGKFYDNLADRAISDSIGFQINIVAKK
- a CDS encoding WD40/YVTN/BNR-like repeat-containing protein, with translation MKTKKTNKLFVFIPVIILVLFLLNSFVLKEKKAMVKTTGTLNIVFRSTDGGQTWQNISKGLPGNLQREGVPAYGFFANDRGLYLRAGNGVYHSEPNSATSFWAKETIPGIQRNIVPGKDGIFAYDFRGQFLQKINGQRDWSPMYTNFQEQAVRLNKTVDWMYKNYKEKQVSSLFESTEGTVLVGSNNAVYRSANSGKTWEYVQVEGWVMKMIESNGVLLALSSRGILRSDDDGKNWDRVISKAGAGVAVECIDGGFAAIAYNSTTKTNTLHISRDNGKTWNDIGAGLQPSWGSSLFKKLFDPKFSFYISSIKQAGKYLICSSSDGVFRSADMGKTWEKLLLPSIENKGFSLSASGNVIYLMPNRGC